The DNA window CGTCCAGCTCCGACAGGGGCCCAGCGACTTCTCAGCTTGGATTTTCAGCTGAATGTTGAAGCATGTCAAGTAACAATGAGACTTGTTAACAGGAGAGGTTTGAAAAGAATCAACGTTTTTTCTCTGGTCCTAAATTTCTCCCTGAAAAGCGTGAGGTTATTACAGTAAACACACGGACCtgctttaaaggaacagtggTGGGAACCAGACAAACTGAACCGACATTCAACCGGCTCTGTGTTGTCTCAGCGTGTGAAGATGAACCGGCTCTGTGTCGTCTCAGCGTGTGAAGATGAACCGGCTCTGTGTCGTCTCAGTGTGTGAAGATGAACCGGCTCTGTGTCGTCTCAGTGTGTGAAGATAAGCAGTGTTCACACCCGTCTGGAGGTCAAACCGCGCTCATCTGCAGATGACAGAGCCGGTTGAAAATCATCGTAGCTCCCCTTCACTGTTCCTGCAGGGTAGCTTGGTCCTTATTTATGTTAGCTAACCCTTCACTTTCCAGGGTGTGATTTGGGAATTTAAACAAGTGACAAAAGTTTATTCCCTTCCTCTGTGGGTAACAAGTATCACTGTTACACAATGTTTAACTACAATGAGTCTCAAATCCATCCGTCCTCTGCGTTCCATCAGCGTGTTCCTCTGAGAACTTCAGATCCAGACGTCCAATGAAAATCCTTCATCCGCTTTAAAGATCAGAGTCCAATAACCAAAATCTAAAGTGACATGACAGTCAAAAGTAGCCGTTGGAGAAGTTTGATGGAAAACTGTGTTGTTGTGGTGCGTTCAGGTGCAGACCTGGGCtcagtgtctgttttttaacCCCTTGTTGTTGTGGTGCGTTCAGGTGCAGACCTGGGCTCAGTCTCTGGTTTACACTCTGGAGGAACTCGAGTGTAAGATCTGCTACAACCGCTACGACACTCGCAGCAGGAAACCCAAACTGCTGGGCTGTCTGCATCGAGTCTGCGCCAAGTGTCTAAAGAAAATGGTTGATATGGGTGAGTTCACCTGTCAGGTAAACTGCTGCTGTCACAGCATATCCACCTGTTTCCCATCAGCCAGCAGACTGCCCTCAGCGCGACGACACAGAGCTGGATGACATCATGTCCGTGTGATGCTGGTCATGTGACTCTGACATCACCTTTTTTGTCATGTGACTGTTCTGATTGGTTTTCAGGTGAGTCCTCGCCGTCCGTCATCAGCTGTCCCTTCTGTCGCCATGAGACACACGTCCCAGACGAGGAGGTGAGACACCACTTACCAGGAGGAGACACTGCTCTGACTGGACACCCTGAGCTCACGCTGtcgtcctctctctgtcctcccgtctctgtcctcctctctccgtACTCCCATCTCTGTCCCAACATCTCTGTCCTCCCGTCTCTGTccccctgtctctgtcctcccaTCTCTGTCCTCCTCAGGTGTGGCTGATGGAGGATGACCGACACATCCTGGCTGTTCTGTCGTGTCAGGACCGAGCACGGcgaggagaagcaggaggagcaggaggagcagggggggAAGTGGTGCTGAGTCCCAATAGTCTGACCggtaatataacaaaaaataatcaggGTTTggacagtcatgaaaaacctggaaagtcCTGGGATTTTGTTTGGCTAAGCTGTTGAATAACGCACGATGTGCTGccggaaatgtgaaaatccaaccatgatttctgtttttgtgtttttgggctgAGAAATGTTGTCactttgaaaggcatgtttttttaaaaatgcacttgaatttaaaaaaatgaatgaatgattgaatGACTTAATAAATAACCTGCaagaatttcttaaaaatgttcccaacatattttaaagaaaaaaattcccttttttttaaagtgtcattTCCTGACTGGAACATTAagctcctccctctctgctgtcaGGTAGCAGCGGTGTTGGCGTGGAGTCGTCCCACCGCTCCTCAGACTGCCTGGTCATCACCATCATGGAGCTCCCGGAGGAGTCTCCGTCCTCGGACTCACTGAGCATGCTCAATGTGGTGGGTCTGTACCGCCCCCCCAGCCTGGACTCACTGCCCTGCAACCTGCCCGCCCACAAGTGTCGCGCCTGGACGTCACGGAGCTTCCCCCGCTGCCTGCTGGGAGCACTCTGTCTGGTCAGTATGCTAACACCAGTCAGAAACCAGTCACACCAGCACCAGTCAGAAACCAGTCACATCTGTCAGAAACCAGTCGCACCAGTCCCATCgggtgtggttgtgtgtgtgttgcaggtgtaCTTCAGCTCGCTGCCTCTGGGGATCTACCTGCTGATGATCGGTCAGCTGTGGCTCGGCGTGGTCCTGGTGAGTCTGGTTCCCtccacgctgctgctgctcgtcCTCTACGGCTTCTGTCAGTGTCTCTGCCATGAGCTCATGGAGGCGCTTGCCGCTCGCACGCACACGCTGCCGTGACCACGACACGCTGCTGGGACTACTACGCTCGCTGCCATGACAACGATCATCTTGTGATGCTCCACAGTCAGAACAGAATCACTCACCTGTAGACTGACC is part of the Plectropomus leopardus isolate mb unplaced genomic scaffold, YSFRI_Pleo_2.0 unplaced_scaffold2901, whole genome shotgun sequence genome and encodes:
- the LOC121938268 gene encoding E3 ubiquitin-protein ligase RNF182 gives rise to the protein VQVQTWAQCLFFNPLLLWCVQVQTWAQSLVYTLEELECKICYNRYDTRSRKPKLLGCLHRVCAKCLKKMVDMGESSPSVISCPFCRHETHVPDEEVWLMEDDRHILAVLSCQDRARRGEAGGAGGAGGEVVLSPNSLTGSSGVGVESSHRSSDCLVITIMELPEESPSSDSLSMLNVVGLYRPPSLDSLPCNLPAHKCRAWTSRSFPRCLLGALCLVYFSSLPLGIYLLMIGQLWLGVVLVSLVPSTLLLLVLYGFCQCLCHELMEALAARTHTLP